From a single Paenibacillus sp. FSL R5-0345 genomic region:
- a CDS encoding helix-turn-helix transcriptional regulator: MALIHYVEYNTTHASNFVIDVPVGYHWLLVITKTPAQFWVNGGFKEYPAHSAILYRPLQKVYYRACADHFINDWIRFESNEPYITESPLPLGVPFALSDPDYCHKLFELLVVEHNFNRDCKESSVDYLLRTLFNKLWESYFQDDITPQYYKLLKLRTAIQTNPGDYWTVSKMADFLRISPGYLQNIYKKTFGISCMDDVINSRIRMAKEYLIHNAQSIAEVASRCGYQNVEHFCRQFKQLTGHTPRNYQKYARG; this comes from the coding sequence ATGGCCCTTATTCATTATGTTGAGTACAATACTACACACGCGAGCAATTTTGTTATAGATGTTCCTGTGGGCTATCACTGGCTTCTTGTAATCACCAAGACCCCAGCGCAATTCTGGGTAAATGGCGGGTTCAAGGAATACCCTGCTCACAGCGCAATTCTCTATCGTCCATTGCAGAAAGTCTATTATCGGGCCTGCGCTGATCATTTTATCAATGATTGGATCCGCTTCGAATCCAATGAACCTTATATTACGGAATCTCCCCTTCCGCTTGGGGTTCCCTTTGCCCTGAGTGATCCGGACTACTGCCACAAGTTGTTTGAATTGCTTGTCGTCGAGCATAATTTTAACCGGGATTGTAAAGAATCTTCCGTCGATTATTTACTCCGGACGTTATTCAACAAACTATGGGAATCCTACTTCCAAGATGATATTACACCTCAATACTACAAACTACTGAAACTGCGTACCGCTATTCAAACTAACCCGGGCGATTACTGGACAGTTTCGAAGATGGCGGATTTTCTTCGAATCAGTCCTGGTTATCTTCAGAACATCTACAAAAAAACGTTTGGAATCTCCTGCATGGATGACGTTATCAACAGCCGAATCCGTATGGCAAAAGAATACTTAATTCACAATGCTCAAAGCATTGCTGAAGTCGCTTCCCGGTGCGGATATCAAAATGTGGAGCATTTCTGCAGGCAATTCAAACAATTGACCGGACATACGCCGAGAAACTACCAGAAGTATGCAAGGGGTTAA
- a CDS encoding DUF2269 family protein has protein sequence MDLTHIVSKIVVVIHVIASIVGIGPAFVLPILTSSAKTGSQLRFVFGIMKKINRFPKTGGITLIATGILLMIIDKMGLSVLWINLSLLFFIVIEVIIIGFVEPRLKKLTKLVMTSEGEEIPVGYSAAMNKIAPLEAAVHVLTIVIIILMVVKPV, from the coding sequence ATGGATTTGACGCATATCGTCTCAAAAATTGTGGTAGTTATACATGTTATAGCATCCATAGTAGGAATTGGGCCAGCTTTTGTGCTGCCAATACTGACAAGCTCAGCCAAGACAGGCAGCCAGCTTCGTTTTGTATTTGGTATTATGAAGAAAATAAACAGGTTCCCTAAGACGGGTGGGATCACCCTGATCGCCACAGGCATTTTGTTAATGATCATTGATAAAATGGGCTTGTCGGTGTTGTGGATCAATCTGTCGTTATTATTTTTTATCGTGATAGAAGTTATTATTATTGGATTTGTTGAGCCTCGATTGAAAAAGCTGACCAAGCTCGTTATGACAAGTGAAGGCGAAGAAATCCCAGTAGGCTACAGCGCCGCTATGAACAAGATCGCTCCGTTAGAAGCAGCTGTACATGTGCTCACTATCGTCATTATTATACTAATGGTAGTAAAGCCGGTATAA
- a CDS encoding glycosyltransferase family 4 protein, which translates to MRLALFTDTFLPQTNGVSLTLQRLTTHLNRRGIEHLLFSPKSAPEDSYADPIRPITSIPFFLYPECRLALPNMSSIQSELKAFRPDLLHLATPFNIGLCGLRYARKYGLPHVASYHTHFDRYLEYYRMKRIVPLYWKYMKWFHRSCDATFAPSNETLDSLQVQGFQRLKLWSRGIDCNLYTPKKRSHQVRDRYGITAPLLLLYVGRIAPEKDINTLALAMQQLPESIQSQVHWLVVGDGPLLPEMRTQAPHNVTFTGYKHGEELAQLYASADLFVFPSSTETFGNVVLEAMASGLPVLAVNEGGVKDLITPGRNGMIASPRSPDAFIREICASIEHPHKLAAMGYEGRQLALDRSWESIFDGLIHDYEEILEHRRFDLIPALLPLV; encoded by the coding sequence ATGCGTCTTGCTTTATTTACAGACACATTTCTTCCGCAAACGAATGGTGTTTCACTCACGCTTCAGCGCTTAACCACTCATTTGAACCGGCGAGGTATCGAGCATCTGCTATTTTCGCCGAAATCTGCTCCTGAAGACAGCTATGCCGATCCCATACGTCCCATTACCAGTATCCCCTTTTTCTTATATCCAGAATGTAGACTCGCACTGCCGAATATGTCCTCCATCCAGTCAGAGTTAAAAGCTTTTCGTCCTGATCTGCTGCATTTGGCAACTCCGTTCAATATCGGCTTATGCGGCCTGCGTTATGCGCGAAAGTATGGTCTGCCTCATGTCGCCTCCTACCATACCCATTTTGACCGCTATCTTGAATATTACCGGATGAAAAGAATCGTCCCACTCTATTGGAAGTACATGAAGTGGTTCCATCGGTCCTGCGATGCTACCTTCGCGCCCTCCAACGAAACACTCGATTCCCTCCAAGTCCAAGGCTTTCAACGTTTAAAGCTTTGGTCTAGGGGCATCGACTGTAATCTCTATACTCCGAAAAAACGCAGCCATCAGGTCCGCGATCGTTACGGAATTACCGCACCGTTACTGCTTCTATATGTGGGAAGGATTGCACCTGAAAAGGATATCAACACCCTAGCTCTCGCCATGCAGCAATTGCCTGAGTCTATACAGTCTCAGGTGCATTGGCTAGTCGTTGGAGATGGCCCCCTTCTCCCAGAGATGAGAACACAGGCGCCGCATAATGTCACATTTACAGGCTATAAGCACGGTGAAGAGCTGGCTCAATTGTATGCCTCAGCTGATCTATTCGTCTTTCCTTCCAGTACAGAAACCTTCGGCAATGTTGTCCTTGAGGCTATGGCTTCGGGGCTGCCTGTCCTCGCCGTAAATGAAGGCGGGGTAAAGGATCTGATCACACCCGGTCGCAACGGAATGATTGCCTCACCTCGTTCCCCGGATGCTTTTATTCGTGAAATTTGTGCAAGTATAGAGCATCCCCACAAGCTGGCTGCTATGGGGTATGAGGGTCGACAGCTGGCACTCGACCGCTCGTGGGAGAGCATTTTCGATGGACTCATTCACGATTATGAAGAGATTCTTGAGCATAGACGTTTCGACCTTATACCGGCTTTACTACCATTAGTATAA
- a CDS encoding sugar phosphate isomerase/epimerase family protein translates to MSIPLHLGVRAHDFTQVPLHELIEKIKSYHFAHIQFALKKSFPDSAPSLTAISPGTASYYGNAFRQAGIQIAVLGCYVNIVDTDPKKRAQALAAFSTHLRLARDFGANLVGTETGSVGVGFTTDNFTEEAFQEVITSVKAMVAEAEHFGVTVGIEAGLHHPLYTASLTRRLLDEISSNNLQIILDCANLMSPTNYLHQEAIITEALKLLGDRIAIIHLKDFIVQDGAIKIVPVGQGWLEFEPILRYMKYERPHIQGILESTPESHLGESIAFLQGIYEEV, encoded by the coding sequence ATGAGCATTCCCCTTCATCTAGGTGTTCGAGCACATGATTTCACACAAGTTCCATTGCATGAGTTAATTGAGAAAATTAAGTCCTATCATTTCGCTCATATCCAGTTTGCACTTAAGAAGTCTTTTCCTGATAGTGCCCCTAGTCTTACGGCTATCAGCCCTGGAACGGCCAGTTATTATGGCAATGCCTTTAGGCAAGCAGGTATTCAGATTGCGGTGCTTGGCTGTTATGTAAATATTGTAGACACCGATCCAAAAAAACGGGCACAAGCATTAGCCGCGTTCAGTACCCATCTGCGCTTGGCCAGAGATTTCGGCGCTAATCTGGTTGGTACGGAAACCGGAAGTGTGGGAGTTGGGTTTACCACAGATAATTTTACAGAAGAGGCTTTTCAAGAGGTAATTACATCGGTAAAAGCTATGGTGGCAGAGGCCGAGCATTTTGGTGTGACGGTAGGAATTGAAGCTGGACTCCATCATCCGCTGTACACCGCATCCTTAACTCGCCGACTGCTGGATGAGATTTCTTCTAACAATCTTCAGATCATATTGGATTGCGCTAATCTAATGTCGCCAACAAATTACTTACATCAAGAAGCTATTATTACGGAGGCTTTAAAGCTCTTAGGAGATCGAATTGCCATTATTCATTTAAAAGATTTTATCGTGCAGGATGGAGCCATCAAGATCGTTCCTGTGGGTCAGGGATGGCTAGAATTCGAGCCGATTCTTCGTTATATGAAATACGAGCGCCCGCATATTCAAGGCATACTAGAAAGCACTCCGGAATCACATTTGGGTGAGAGCATTGCCTTTTTACAGGGGATATATGAAGAAGTGTAG
- a CDS encoding prolyl oligopeptidase family serine peptidase: MLSFRLHPNPTEQAELSPETSLLTLYPLKTDQPRPFILVLPGGGYQHLAKHEGAPVAHWLNSLGIHAGVLDYQVGDFSVTSLLDDVEEALRWIRGASQHWNVISNKVGMIGFSAGGHLASIFSTTRAEKPDLLLLGYPVITFQAPYAHMGSRLHFLGDNPAPAELRSFSSESQVTSRTPPTFIWTTANDASVPVENSLLFSNALSEQGIPFELHIFEEGRHGLGLAKEHPHCRQWLSLAANWLREHHYTNTEELITPTLFIAGDSTAAIKGAGEKPMTGWGEYLQSYFGTSVRVENRAINGRSTKSFISDGRLDAILKDFKAGDYLFIQFGHNDEKKEDPLRYTDPDTEYRRNLTQYIEAARQLGGIPVLLPL; encoded by the coding sequence ATGTTGAGCTTTCGTCTACACCCTAACCCTACAGAGCAAGCTGAGCTTTCTCCGGAAACCTCGTTACTTACCCTCTATCCGCTTAAGACGGACCAGCCACGCCCTTTTATATTGGTATTGCCTGGAGGGGGTTACCAGCATTTAGCTAAACATGAAGGAGCACCAGTCGCTCATTGGCTGAACAGTCTAGGTATTCATGCCGGTGTATTAGATTATCAGGTCGGAGATTTTAGCGTCACTTCACTGTTAGATGATGTTGAGGAAGCTCTGAGGTGGATTAGGGGCGCCTCACAACATTGGAATGTAATCTCAAACAAAGTTGGGATGATCGGATTTTCGGCAGGCGGACACCTAGCGTCTATCTTCTCTACCACAAGAGCAGAGAAACCAGATCTTCTTCTGCTAGGATACCCAGTGATCACTTTCCAAGCGCCTTATGCCCACATGGGAAGCCGACTTCATTTTCTAGGAGACAATCCAGCCCCAGCGGAGCTGCGCTCCTTTTCATCAGAATCACAGGTAACTTCACGGACACCTCCAACTTTTATCTGGACTACAGCAAATGATGCCAGCGTTCCTGTAGAGAACAGTCTGTTGTTCTCAAATGCACTATCGGAGCAAGGGATCCCATTTGAACTACATATCTTTGAAGAAGGACGGCATGGTTTAGGGCTTGCTAAAGAACATCCTCATTGCCGGCAATGGCTTTCCCTTGCTGCGAATTGGTTAAGGGAACATCACTACACTAACACAGAAGAACTTATAACACCCACGTTATTTATTGCGGGCGATTCCACTGCGGCTATTAAGGGTGCTGGAGAAAAACCAATGACCGGCTGGGGTGAATACCTGCAAAGTTATTTTGGGACTTCTGTTCGAGTTGAGAATCGCGCCATTAATGGCCGCAGTACTAAATCTTTTATATCAGACGGCCGCCTGGATGCCATCCTTAAAGACTTCAAAGCTGGCGACTACCTTTTTATTCAATTCGGGCATAACGATGAGAAAAAAGAAGATCCCTTGCGTTACACCGATCCCGACACTGAATATCGCCGCAACCTTACTCAATATATAGAAGCTGCTCGGCAGTTAGGAGGTATTCCCGTTCTGCTACCTCTGTGA
- a CDS encoding AraC family transcriptional regulator produces the protein MRPLSFLSKLTMFAFVISTLPVLFIGSFSYLTSSKEIQKNVNNSKMELILQITSNVEHKLTTVNQTLNQVINSSVLKKALNNPLNETDFILYNDLRNEIRNMQSFDTKLEDVILLNQQQNWMIKNSGVYRLDEYKNYAQLSNLMNIAEDTSWILNPSSLFYSEESINVTGCNYSISLIKKLPTNKLQKYGLALANIPVCSLQDFINSDVQPLDDIIVLDKEGRFLLHPDRNLIGKPMREGGFTEDSFIANPSKLSGQFKTVIHKKNYAVTYMRSQMNGWVYLSVTSMESLTKESQKIGLFTIFVCTFMLLLSILLAWIGSRRMYTPIERLLNQMGQRKPDIKSRHTNEFQIIGEQVHSLFQSKSQLEKEVRQHIQQVRTFFLINAFHGNVKKRDLLEELEQFGYHKQLEEWKTMAVITLSIDFAEDSSYEKKDLNLLLFAAHNMIEELVCPEQRLAPVIMDHAVVVLLGSPNCDTQSFHKTLYSLTEKLQQEINNYLKVQVSIGLSLPFHDLPKLSIAYREGLEALKHRIKLGKGVIIQYENINSGKHYLNLNYPTHKENDLLDAIKLAETEKAKELIHFLFKSIFAQELSPQEYQIPLTRLLNNLLIMMQESGISLNQIYHANGSIFEELHDLHTVTEIEDWFWSMVIYPMIKIFNSRQNAQYHNISEKIIDLIQHDYDTDLTLEECASRLHYNANYISSVFRKETQYYFSEYLTMYRFKMAKKWLKETDMPIKDIAAKLRYNNSQNFIRSFRKQEGMTPGQYREHNAGTKLKSTFDESM, from the coding sequence GTGAGACCATTAAGCTTTCTAAGTAAGCTAACGATGTTTGCCTTTGTAATTAGCACGCTGCCTGTATTGTTCATCGGTTCTTTTTCATATCTCACATCATCAAAAGAAATTCAGAAAAACGTTAACAACAGTAAAATGGAACTTATCTTACAAATCACCTCAAATGTAGAACATAAGTTAACAACTGTCAATCAAACATTAAACCAAGTGATCAACTCCAGTGTATTAAAAAAAGCACTAAATAACCCTTTAAATGAAACCGATTTCATTTTGTACAATGATTTAAGAAACGAAATTCGCAATATGCAATCCTTCGATACGAAGCTGGAAGATGTCATCTTATTAAATCAGCAGCAAAATTGGATGATCAAAAATTCGGGTGTTTATCGTTTGGATGAATACAAGAACTATGCACAGCTCTCTAATCTGATGAATATCGCCGAAGATACCTCGTGGATTTTGAACCCATCCTCCCTATTTTATAGCGAGGAAAGCATCAACGTTACTGGCTGTAACTACAGCATTAGTCTTATCAAGAAACTCCCGACCAATAAGCTGCAAAAGTATGGGCTCGCCTTAGCTAATATTCCTGTCTGCAGTCTTCAAGATTTCATTAATTCTGATGTACAGCCACTCGACGATATTATCGTTCTGGATAAGGAAGGTCGGTTCTTGCTCCATCCGGACCGCAACTTGATCGGGAAGCCTATGAGGGAAGGCGGTTTTACAGAAGATTCTTTCATTGCTAATCCCTCCAAACTTTCAGGACAGTTCAAAACCGTGATCCACAAGAAAAATTACGCTGTCACTTACATGCGCTCTCAGATGAATGGCTGGGTTTATCTTTCGGTCACATCCATGGAGAGTTTAACGAAAGAGTCTCAAAAAATCGGTCTGTTTACGATATTCGTATGTACCTTTATGCTTCTTCTCTCCATTCTCTTGGCATGGATCGGATCAAGACGGATGTATACACCTATTGAAAGACTTCTCAATCAGATGGGCCAACGTAAACCGGATATCAAATCCAGACATACAAATGAATTTCAGATTATCGGAGAACAGGTTCATTCTTTATTTCAATCTAAATCTCAGCTGGAAAAAGAAGTCCGTCAGCATATCCAGCAGGTTCGTACCTTCTTCTTAATCAATGCTTTCCATGGCAACGTTAAGAAGCGTGATCTGCTCGAAGAGCTGGAACAATTCGGCTATCACAAGCAACTCGAAGAATGGAAGACGATGGCTGTGATTACGTTGTCGATCGATTTTGCCGAAGATTCCAGTTATGAGAAAAAAGATCTTAATCTTTTATTATTCGCTGCCCACAATATGATTGAAGAGTTAGTCTGCCCTGAACAACGACTGGCTCCTGTAATTATGGACCATGCAGTGGTCGTATTATTGGGGAGTCCGAACTGTGATACTCAGTCTTTTCACAAAACTCTATATTCACTTACGGAGAAGCTTCAACAAGAAATCAATAATTACCTCAAAGTACAGGTGAGTATTGGGCTGAGCCTTCCCTTCCACGACTTACCGAAGTTATCCATTGCTTACAGAGAAGGCCTTGAAGCACTAAAGCATCGGATTAAGCTTGGCAAGGGTGTCATTATCCAGTACGAAAATATTAACTCTGGCAAACATTATCTGAACTTGAACTACCCTACCCATAAAGAAAATGATTTACTGGATGCTATCAAGCTGGCTGAAACGGAAAAAGCCAAGGAGCTTATTCATTTTCTCTTTAAATCGATCTTTGCCCAAGAGCTGTCACCGCAGGAGTACCAGATCCCGTTGACGCGCCTGCTCAATAATTTACTCATTATGATGCAGGAATCCGGTATTAGCTTGAATCAAATTTATCATGCCAATGGTTCCATATTTGAGGAGCTGCATGATCTTCATACTGTGACGGAGATTGAGGATTGGTTCTGGAGCATGGTCATTTATCCGATGATCAAGATTTTTAACAGCAGACAGAATGCGCAATACCACAACATTTCCGAGAAGATCATCGATTTGATACAGCATGATTATGATACCGATCTTACTTTAGAAGAGTGTGCTTCACGTCTGCATTATAATGCCAACTATATCAGCAGTGTCTTCCGCAAGGAGACCCAGTACTATTTTAGCGAATATTTAACAATGTACCGATTTAAAATGGCGAAAAAATGGCTAAAGGAAACCGACATGCCCATTAAAGATATTGCAGCCAAATTAAGATACAACAATTCTCAGAACTTCATTCGCTCTTTCCGTAAACAGGAAGGCATGACACCTGGACAATACCGGGAGCACAATGCTGGCACAAAACTTAAATCCACCTTTGACGAATCGATGTAA
- a CDS encoding extracellular solute-binding protein — MSRVSMDRRATMYFCLFALLVFSFLSACNNKESADSGPKVSPPSISILAPLHFPQQPSKEIMAEIERLTGVKLDIRWVPEGVYTDKMNTALTTNSLGKVTFVKFSDYNLVKNAIRSDAFWEIGPYLQEFSNLKQLNPAILKQTSVDSKIYGLYTERPSSRQGVIIRKDWLDNLHLNNPQTLDELYEVMRQFTYNDPDQNGKQDTYGLVDRNDLVYGVFKTLSSYFGTPNNWKLENHQFVPEFVTAEYMNTMNFMKKLYDEKIINQDFALTSKEVQRDKFINGIAGVFIGSMTDVKRLSIEAQNLNPKAELTLINRIEGPEGYKVWSIPNYNGLYLFSKKAIATEDELRQVLEFFDRTMDKDVANIMMYGFEGRHYKLEEGKIILPEETSELRVQEVNPLYSLMIADISNKNIMEVAQKEQLTSLADQLSKDNESFLVDDPTVSLSSSTYDEKNVELSTIIVDATYNYILGNITVEGFQKEVEKWRANGGNQIIKEYGEAELGIEK, encoded by the coding sequence ATGTCTAGAGTATCAATGGATAGAAGGGCAACGATGTATTTCTGTTTATTTGCTTTGCTCGTTTTCTCTTTCTTAAGCGCTTGCAACAATAAGGAATCTGCCGATTCCGGCCCAAAAGTGTCTCCCCCGAGTATCTCAATTTTGGCGCCCCTTCATTTTCCGCAACAGCCCTCGAAAGAGATTATGGCAGAGATCGAAAGGCTGACAGGTGTGAAGCTAGATATAAGGTGGGTTCCAGAGGGTGTCTACACGGATAAGATGAACACGGCGCTTACAACCAATTCCCTCGGAAAGGTCACATTTGTAAAATTCTCAGATTATAATCTGGTGAAAAATGCTATTCGTTCGGATGCCTTTTGGGAGATCGGCCCATACCTTCAGGAGTTCTCCAATCTTAAACAACTGAACCCCGCCATTCTTAAGCAGACTTCTGTAGATAGTAAGATCTATGGCTTATATACGGAACGCCCCTCTTCCAGACAGGGGGTTATTATACGCAAGGATTGGCTCGACAATCTTCATTTAAATAATCCGCAAACACTGGATGAACTATATGAGGTCATGAGACAATTTACATACAACGATCCAGATCAGAATGGCAAACAGGATACCTACGGATTAGTCGATCGAAATGATCTTGTGTATGGGGTATTTAAGACGTTAAGTTCGTATTTTGGCACACCAAATAATTGGAAACTAGAGAATCATCAATTTGTACCTGAATTTGTGACCGCTGAGTATATGAACACTATGAATTTCATGAAGAAATTATATGATGAGAAAATTATTAATCAGGATTTCGCCTTAACGAGCAAAGAAGTACAACGCGATAAGTTCATTAATGGTATTGCTGGTGTATTTATCGGCAGTATGACAGATGTAAAGCGGCTGTCTATTGAAGCTCAGAATTTGAATCCAAAGGCAGAACTTACATTAATCAATCGGATCGAAGGGCCTGAAGGATATAAGGTGTGGTCGATACCCAATTATAATGGACTCTATCTCTTCTCCAAAAAAGCCATTGCTACTGAGGATGAACTCCGCCAGGTACTCGAATTCTTTGATCGAACCATGGATAAAGATGTAGCGAATATAATGATGTATGGGTTTGAAGGGCGCCATTATAAGCTTGAGGAAGGAAAAATCATTCTTCCCGAGGAGACTTCGGAGCTGCGGGTGCAAGAAGTAAATCCGTTATATTCTTTGATGATTGCAGACATTAGTAATAAGAACATTATGGAGGTGGCTCAGAAGGAGCAATTGACCTCACTTGCGGATCAGCTAAGTAAAGATAATGAATCTTTTCTGGTCGACGATCCGACCGTGTCTTTAAGCTCTTCTACCTATGATGAAAAGAATGTGGAATTGTCTACAATCATTGTGGACGCTACGTACAATTACATACTAGGCAATATAACCGTTGAGGGATTCCAGAAGGAAGTTGAGAAATGGAGAGCCAACGGAGGAAATCAGATTATTAAGGAATATGGTGAGGCTGAGCTTGGGATAGAGAAGTAA
- a CDS encoding extracellular solute-binding protein, with the protein MKKKSFTMLLTSLLALSTLLAGCGGNNNQASSETASSESTAKPVETEAAKEDVKEEPTQIKIMLPLNTTDTPPDTIKNEVEKLTNTKLTYQFFPADTYEEKLNSSFATGSLPQVTYLKNQTTFIQMKEAIKDGQFWEIGPLLSEFPNLSKLKPEILNNTKVDGKLYTLYIGRPLARQGIIYRKDWADKLGLAAPANVDELFEMAKAFTEQDPDGNGIKDTIGIVDRNELTYGAFKTVSSWFGTPNSWGEKDGKLAPEFTFDEYFDTMDFFKKVREGGYMNQDFAATSKTDAVNMFTSGKAGLYIGGSIQDIDTLNKDTIKLFPDAVLDTHSMVASPEGKYAQWMIPGYNNVVMFPKSAVKDEAELKKILAFFDQMMTPEVANLMYWGIEGTHYTVVDGKAKPADDKDLIEREVKGFKDSVIGEYETNGMYQSYNVLPGRIHAEELVLENVKVGVADPTVAMDSATYTEKGVEIQQIITDATYKYMYGQLDRAGFEKEVENWKSRGGDKIIEEYNALYKK; encoded by the coding sequence ATGAAGAAGAAATCCTTCACCATGTTGTTGACATCACTGTTAGCACTCAGCACATTGCTGGCTGGATGTGGTGGTAACAACAATCAAGCAAGTTCTGAAACTGCAAGTAGTGAGAGCACTGCTAAGCCGGTAGAGACAGAGGCAGCAAAAGAAGATGTAAAAGAAGAGCCGACACAAATCAAGATTATGCTTCCATTAAATACGACTGATACACCACCTGACACGATTAAGAATGAAGTTGAGAAATTGACCAACACGAAGTTGACGTACCAATTTTTCCCTGCTGATACTTACGAAGAAAAACTGAATTCATCTTTTGCGACTGGCTCACTGCCGCAAGTGACGTATTTAAAGAATCAAACAACCTTCATTCAGATGAAAGAAGCGATTAAAGACGGTCAGTTCTGGGAAATTGGTCCTCTCTTAAGTGAATTCCCGAATCTGAGTAAATTGAAACCTGAAATTCTGAATAACACCAAAGTGGATGGCAAGTTGTACACCTTGTATATCGGCCGCCCTCTGGCACGTCAAGGGATCATCTATCGGAAAGACTGGGCAGATAAATTAGGACTTGCTGCACCAGCTAATGTAGATGAATTGTTCGAAATGGCTAAGGCCTTCACGGAACAAGATCCAGACGGTAATGGAATAAAAGATACTATAGGTATTGTTGACCGTAATGAGTTGACCTATGGTGCGTTTAAAACAGTCTCATCTTGGTTTGGAACTCCGAACTCATGGGGAGAGAAGGATGGCAAATTAGCACCTGAATTTACCTTCGATGAGTATTTCGATACGATGGACTTCTTCAAAAAAGTTCGTGAAGGCGGATACATGAACCAGGATTTTGCTGCTACTAGTAAAACGGATGCTGTAAACATGTTTACATCTGGTAAAGCAGGGCTCTATATCGGAGGCTCTATACAAGATATAGATACCCTCAACAAAGATACCATTAAGCTTTTCCCTGATGCTGTTCTAGATACGCATAGTATGGTTGCGAGTCCAGAAGGTAAATATGCGCAATGGATGATTCCCGGGTATAACAATGTCGTCATGTTCCCGAAATCTGCTGTGAAGGATGAGGCAGAACTCAAGAAGATCCTTGCTTTCTTTGACCAAATGATGACACCAGAAGTAGCTAACTTGATGTATTGGGGAATTGAAGGGACTCACTATACCGTTGTAGACGGTAAAGCGAAACCTGCGGATGACAAAGATTTGATCGAACGTGAAGTTAAGGGCTTCAAGGATAGTGTTATCGGAGAATACGAAACTAATGGCATGTACCAAAGTTATAACGTTCTGCCAGGCCGTATTCATGCAGAAGAATTGGTACTTGAGAACGTTAAAGTGGGTGTAGCAGATCCAACAGTGGCTATGGACTCAGCTACCTACACTGAAAAAGGTGTTGAGATTCAACAAATTATTACAGATGCAACCTACAAGTATATGTATGGACAGCTCGACAGAGCTGGATTTGAAAAAGAGGTTGAGAATTGGAAGAGCCGTGGTGGAGATAAAATTATTGAAGAGTACAACGCTTTATACAAAAAATAG
- a CDS encoding ABC transporter permease — MQPEPEIYKSSSVLKKRLWRNKLLYVMLIPGVLYFIIFKYLPMYGLIISFQDYKPYKGIMGSDWVGMKHFSRLFTEPDFLNILVNTLVLFGMNILIYFPIPIILALMLNELQGTFFKRTFQSLFYIPHFLSWVIVVSISFVMVTMDGGIINELLSYFGFKQINFLLDPGWFRPMYIIQVIWREAGWGTIIYLASIAAIDPGLYEASRMDGAGRIRQVWHITLPAIRGVIITLFILKIGSVLDLGFEHVYLLLNSMNREVAEIIDTYVYTAGLRQGQFSYSTAIGFFKSIVGLIMVMSVNKLSKKMGEEGVY, encoded by the coding sequence ATGCAGCCTGAGCCAGAGATTTATAAAAGCAGCAGCGTACTAAAAAAGCGGCTGTGGAGAAATAAATTGCTCTACGTCATGCTAATACCGGGAGTGCTATATTTTATTATTTTTAAATATCTCCCTATGTATGGATTAATTATCTCATTCCAAGACTATAAGCCTTATAAAGGAATAATGGGCAGTGATTGGGTGGGTATGAAGCATTTCAGCAGGTTGTTCACAGAGCCGGATTTCTTAAATATATTGGTGAACACACTTGTGCTTTTCGGGATGAATATTCTTATCTATTTCCCGATTCCGATCATCCTTGCCCTGATGTTAAATGAACTTCAAGGCACCTTTTTCAAAAGAACTTTTCAGAGTCTTTTCTATATACCCCATTTTTTGTCGTGGGTTATCGTCGTCTCCATTTCATTTGTTATGGTCACGATGGATGGAGGGATCATCAACGAGTTACTTTCCTATTTTGGATTTAAACAAATCAATTTCCTGCTTGACCCAGGATGGTTCAGGCCCATGTATATTATTCAGGTGATTTGGAGAGAAGCAGGCTGGGGAACGATTATTTATCTCGCTTCCATTGCTGCCATCGATCCAGGGCTTTACGAAGCATCACGTATGGATGGAGCTGGACGAATCAGACAAGTCTGGCATATTACTCTTCCAGCGATTAGAGGGGTAATTATCACATTATTTATTCTGAAAATTGGTTCCGTTCTTGATCTTGGATTTGAACATGTATATCTGCTACTTAACTCCATGAATCGAGAAGTCGCGGAAATTATCGATACGTATGTTTATACTGCTGGTCTAAGACAAGGACAGTTTAGTTACAGCACAGCCATTGGATTCTTTAAATCGATTGTTGGCTTGATTATGGTAATGTCGGTCAATAAATTATCTAAGAAAATGGGCGAAGAAGGCGTTTATTGA